Proteins encoded together in one Arcobacter sp. LA11 window:
- a CDS encoding CNNM domain-containing protein — protein MLIFIYFSIAVGISFLCSILEAVFLSITASHVEMTKQKNEKLGILMEKQKNNIDFSIAAILTLNTFAHTLGAAGVGAEAAKMFGEEYMFYISAFLTLLILVFSEIIPKTLGAYYWKSLAGFSTRTIKFLIFITYPILIVMNKITNVITPKKKETITKEEIIATANIAEETGVLRERESDMIENLLQLHEIKVRDIFTPRSVLFSVQRDILVNSFKEQGLIDLDKFKEYSRVPIFNKNIDDIIGVVISKEYFHEYIENNLEEKNEIIKPIFSVNENIPVSKLIDMFLLKKEHMFIVVDNYGQTEGVVTLEDAVETLLGVEIVDELDTNIDMREVARTKMREIRRIRNKA, from the coding sequence ATGTTGATATTTATATATTTTTCTATTGCTGTTGGTATTTCATTTTTATGTTCTATTTTAGAAGCTGTTTTTTTATCTATAACTGCTTCACATGTTGAAATGACAAAACAAAAGAATGAAAAACTAGGTATTTTGATGGAAAAGCAGAAAAACAATATTGATTTTTCAATAGCTGCTATTTTGACTTTAAATACTTTTGCGCATACTTTAGGTGCAGCTGGAGTTGGAGCTGAGGCTGCAAAGATGTTTGGTGAAGAATATATGTTTTATATCTCTGCTTTTCTTACTTTACTGATTTTAGTTTTCTCTGAGATTATACCAAAAACTTTAGGTGCTTATTATTGGAAAAGTTTAGCTGGTTTTTCTACAAGAACAATAAAGTTTCTGATTTTTATAACTTATCCTATTCTTATTGTTATGAATAAAATTACTAATGTAATAACTCCAAAGAAAAAAGAGACTATTACAAAAGAAGAGATAATTGCAACTGCAAATATAGCTGAAGAAACAGGTGTTTTAAGAGAAAGAGAAAGTGATATGATTGAAAATCTTTTACAGTTACATGAGATAAAAGTAAGAGATATATTTACTCCTAGAAGTGTACTTTTTAGTGTACAAAGAGATATATTAGTAAATAGTTTTAAAGAGCAAGGTCTTATAGATCTAGATAAATTTAAAGAGTATTCTAGAGTTCCTATTTTTAATAAAAATATAGACGATATTATTGGTGTAGTTATTTCAAAAGAGTATTTTCATGAGTATATTGAGAATAACCTAGAAGAAAAAAATGAGATTATAAAACCTATTTTTAGTGTAAATGAAAATATCCCAGTTTCAAAACTTATAGATATGTTTTTATTAAAAAAAGAACATATGTTTATAGTTGTTGATAACTATGGTCAAACTGAAGGAGTTGTTACTCTAGAAGATGCTGTTGAGACTCTTTTAGGTGTTGAAATTGTTGATGAACTAGATACAAATATAGATATGAGAGAAGTAGCAAGAACTAAAATGAGAGAGATAAGAAGAATAAGAAATAAAGCTTAA
- a CDS encoding Rho-binding antiterminator, with amino-acid sequence MSNDYIPIPCAFYDELEAAAVKKIDCEIVYLDKENKKTINTKVVDFKTSNKEEFVILANNQKIRLDKIVLFNNLSPKDKNYC; translated from the coding sequence ATGTCAAATGATTATATCCCAATACCCTGTGCTTTTTATGATGAACTAGAAGCAGCAGCTGTAAAAAAAATAGATTGTGAAATAGTTTATTTAGATAAAGAAAATAAAAAAACTATAAATACTAAGGTTGTAGATTTTAAAACTAGCAATAAAGAAGAATTTGTAATATTAGCTAATAATCAAAAAATACGACTAGATAAGATAGTACTGTTTAATAATCTCTCACCAAAAGATAAAAACTATTGCTAA